A window of the Brassica napus cultivar Da-Ae chromosome C5, Da-Ae, whole genome shotgun sequence genome harbors these coding sequences:
- the LOC106356687 gene encoding uncharacterized protein LOC106356687 — MCKLVVVADHKKIFWDVCVKAPGEEADTSHFRDGLLYKRFTSGDNVLEKVTNVRGHHVRPYNVGNWCYPFLSFLMTPLSPNGSGSPPDNLFDGMLMKGRSVVGEAIGLLKARWKILQSLNVGVNHAPQTIVACCVLHNLCQIARKPEPVIWKDPDEVGSPARVLESERQFY, encoded by the coding sequence GTGGTTGCTGATCACAAGAAGATCTTTTGGGACGTCTGCGTGAAAGCTCCTGGTGAAGAAGCCGACACTTCTCATTTCAGAGACGGTCTTCTCTACAAGCGTTTTACTTCAGGCGACAATGTTTTGGAGAAAGTCACCAACGTTAGAGGTCACCATGTGAGACCGTACAACGTTGGAAACTGGTGTTAcccttttctctctttcttgatGACGCCGTTGTCTCCCAACGGCTCTGGCTCGCCGCCGGATAATCTTTTCGATGGGATGCTGATGAAAGGGAGGTCGGTTGTGGGGGAAGCTATTGGATTGCTTAAGGCAAGGTGGAAGATTCTTCAGAGTTTGAATGTTGGAGTGAACCATGCTCCTCAGACTATTGTGGCTTGTTGTGTGTTGCATAATCTTTGTCAGATTGCTAGAAAGCCTGAGCCGGTGATTTGGAAAGATCCGGATGAAGTTGGATCGCCTGCGAGAGTTTTGGAGAGTGAGAGGCAGTTTTATTAG